The Streptomyces sp. NBC_01268 genome window below encodes:
- a CDS encoding putative leader peptide — MKRQADLTKRRAVDLCRVAAMLCRSV; from the coding sequence ATGAAGCGACAGGCGGATCTCACGAAGCGGCGGGCAGTAGACCTGTGCCGCGTCGCCGCCATGCTCTGTCGCTCGGTCTGA
- a CDS encoding sulfurtransferase, with translation MARSDVLVDADWVEARLDDPQVALVEVDEDTSAYEKNHIRNAIRIDWTKDLQDPVRRDFIDQEGFEKLLSAKGIGNDTTVVLYGGNNNWFASYAYWYFKLYGHQDVKLLDGGRKKWELDSRDLVDGSEVPNRPATEYKAKAQDSSIRAFRDDVVAAIGTQNLVDVRSPDEFSGKLLAPAHLPQEQSQRPGHVPSARNIPWSKNANDDGTFKSDEDLKALYEAEQVDLAKDTVAYCRIGERSALTWFVLHELLEVPNVKNYDGSWTEYGSLVGVPIELGANK, from the coding sequence ATGGCTCGCAGCGACGTCCTGGTCGACGCCGACTGGGTCGAGGCCCGCCTCGACGACCCGCAGGTCGCTCTCGTCGAGGTCGACGAGGACACCTCGGCCTACGAGAAGAACCACATCCGCAACGCCATCCGGATCGACTGGACCAAGGACCTGCAGGACCCGGTCCGCCGTGACTTCATCGACCAGGAGGGCTTCGAGAAGCTCCTCTCGGCCAAGGGCATCGGCAACGACACCACGGTCGTCCTCTACGGCGGCAACAACAACTGGTTCGCCTCGTACGCCTACTGGTACTTCAAGCTCTACGGCCACCAGGACGTGAAGCTCCTCGACGGCGGCCGCAAGAAGTGGGAGCTCGACTCCCGCGACCTGGTCGACGGCTCCGAGGTCCCGAACCGCCCGGCCACCGAGTACAAGGCCAAGGCCCAGGACTCCTCGATCCGCGCCTTCCGCGACGACGTCGTGGCCGCGATCGGCACCCAGAACCTCGTCGACGTGCGTTCGCCCGACGAGTTCTCCGGCAAGCTGCTCGCCCCGGCCCACCTCCCGCAGGAGCAGTCGCAGCGCCCGGGCCACGTCCCGTCCGCCCGCAACATCCCGTGGTCGAAGAACGCCAACGACGACGGCACCTTCAAGTCGGACGAGGACCTCAAGGCCCTCTACGAGGCCGAGCAGGTCGACCTGGCGAAGGACACCGTCGCCTACTGCCGCATCGGCGAGCGCTCCGCGCTCACCTGGTTCGTCCTGCACGAGCTGCTCGAGGTCCCGAACGTCAAGAACTACGACGGCTCGTGGACCGAGTACGGCTCCCTCGTCGGCGTGCCGATCGAGCTCGGCGCCAACAAGTAA
- a CDS encoding DUF1416 domain-containing protein, whose translation MCGAQPGGPDASTIKPGETTIQGFVTKDGQPVTGYVRLLDSTGEFTAEVPTSATGQFRFYAAEGTWTVRALVPGGTADRQVVAQKGGLAEVAIAV comes from the coding sequence ATGTGTGGAGCGCAGCCCGGCGGCCCCGACGCCTCGACGATCAAGCCCGGTGAGACCACCATCCAGGGCTTCGTGACCAAGGACGGCCAGCCCGTCACCGGTTACGTCCGCCTCCTGGACTCGACCGGCGAGTTCACGGCCGAGGTCCCGACCTCCGCCACCGGCCAGTTCCGCTTCTACGCGGCCGAGGGCACCTGGACCGTCCGCGCCCTGGTCCCCGGCGGCACCGCCGACCGCCAGGTCGTGGCCCAGAAGGGCGGCCTCGCGGAGGTCGCGATCGCGGTCTGA